One Brassica napus cultivar Da-Ae chromosome C2, Da-Ae, whole genome shotgun sequence DNA window includes the following coding sequences:
- the LOC106440169 gene encoding probable carboxylesterase 6: MGATTVTHVTTINPTNTNIHGPVIDEVDGLIRVYKDGHVERFQLVPCVGPSLPLDLGVACSDVNIDELTNVWARLYVPTVTKSLSVSSSKLPLLVYFHGGGFCVGSASWSCYHEFLARLSASSRCIIMSVNYRLAPENPLPAAYEDGVNAILWLKKASNDNLWSKLCDFGKIFLAGDSAGGNIAHHVAARLQTVDALIQPLKIEGTILIQPFFGGEARTESERRVENNMKSSVLTLAASDAWWRLALPRDANREHPYCKPVKMKTRTLVCVAEMDVLMDREIEMCDGNEEMIKRVVYEGVGHAFQILGKSQLAHTMTLEMLCHIDDFIHQCDPSI; encoded by the coding sequence ATGGGAGCAACCACAGTGACCCATGTGACGACCATTAACCCTACTAACACCAACATTCATGGACCGGTCATAGACGAAGTGGATGGCCTAATAAGAGTTTACAAAGACGGTCACGTGGAACGATTTCAACTCGTGCCATGTGTGGGTCCGTCACTACCCCTTGACCTCGGTGTGGCTTGCTCTGATGTTAACATCGACGAGTTGACTAACGTATGGGCACGTCTCTATGTCCCGACGGTAACCAAGTCTTTGTCGGTGTCTAGCTCTAAGCTCCCTTTGCTTGTCTATTTCCACGGTGGAGGTTTCTGCGTCGGCTCGGCTTCTTGGTCGTGTTACCACGAGTTCTTGGCCAGATTGTCCGCTAGCTCACGGTGCATAATAATGTCTGTAAATTACCGTTTAGCCCCTGAGAATCCTCTTCCCGCAGCTTACGAAGATGGAGTTAATGCCATTCTTTGGCTCAAGAAAGCAAGCAACGATAACTTGTGGTCCAAGCTATGCGACTTTGGCAAGATATTCTTGGCCGGAGACAGCGCCGGAGGCAACATCGCCCACCATGTCGCTGCGAGATTACAAACCGTCGACGCTCTTATACAGCCACTGAAGATAGAAGGAACCATCTTGATCCAGCCTTTCTTCGGCGGAGAGGCGCGTACGGAGAGTGAGAGGCGCGTGGAAAATAATATGAAGAGCTCAGTGCTGACACTTGCTGCCTCAGACGCGTGGTGGAGGCTGGCTTTGCCACGTGACGCAAACAGAGAGCATCCGTATTGTAAACCGGTGAAGATGAAGACGAGGACGCTGGTATGCGTGGCGGAGATGGATGTGCTGATGGACAGAGAGATAGAGATGTGCGATGGTAATGAGGAAATGATCAAGCGCGTGGTGTACGAAGGCGTTGGTCATGCGTTTCAGATTCTTGGAAAGTCTCAGCTTGCCCACACGATGACTCTTGAGATGTTGTGCCACATCGACGATTTCATCCACCAATGTGATCCTTCTATTTAG